A region from the Triticum urartu cultivar G1812 chromosome 1, Tu2.1, whole genome shotgun sequence genome encodes:
- the LOC125555372 gene encoding ribonuclease 1-like, translating into MALRTALLCLLGMLIASPAIAVSDSGIYYQIGLMWPGAYCAQTTRGCCMPRSPVVPATDFYVSGFTVFNATTDAPETSCSGTPFNSGEILEISGLRQFWSNIKCPSNNGQSSWKSAWKTSGVCSGLDDKAYFQAAIALRSKINPLSRLVSKGIKPDFGLYSLEKIKKVIQAGTGVTPVIQCSKGPFDKFQLYQIFICVAGDAKTLIECPKPQKFTCSDEILFHPFKKWMLKQAASSVSYAEAFEVAGAAMGY; encoded by the exons ATGGCTTTGAGGACAGCACTGCTGTGCCTTCTTGGCATGCTGATAGCTTCCCCTGCCATTGCCGTTTCTGATTCTGGTATCTACTACCAGATTGGTTTGATG TGGCCGGGAGCATACTGCGCGCAGACCACCCGCGGGTGCTGCATGCCCAGGAGCCCCGTGGTGCCGGCGACCGACTTCTACGTATCGGGCTTTACCGTCTTCAACGCGACGACCGACGCCCCGGAGACCAGCTGCAGCGGCACTCCTTTCAACTCCGGCGAG ATTCTGGAAATCAGCGGTCTGAGGCAGTTCTGGAGCAACATCAAGTGCCCCAGCAACAACGGCCAGAGCAGCTGGAAGAGCGCCTGGAAGACGTCCGGCGTCTGCTCCGGCCTCGACGACAAGGCCTACTTCCAAGCCGCCATCGCCCTCCGTAGCAAGATCAACCCCCTCTCTCGCCTCGTTTCCAAAG GGATCAAGCCGGACTTTGGCCTGTACAGCTTGGAGAAGATCAAGAAGGTTATCCAGGCGGGCACCGGCGTGACGCCGGTGATCCAGTGCAGCAAAGGGCCGTTCGATAAGTTCCAGCTGTACCAGATCTTCATCTGCGTGGCCGGGGACGCCAAAACGCTCATCGAGTGCCCGAAACCGCAGAAGTTCACGTGCTCCGACGAGATCCTCTTCCACCCCTTCAAGAAGTGGATGCTAAAGCAGGCCGCGTCCTCGGTGTCCTACGCCGAAGCATTCGAGGTGGCGGGCGCCGCCATGGGATACTGA